The Gammaproteobacteria bacterium DNA window CTGGTGCCAAGCCAGTAGCTCACCCCGATCCGCATGGGCAGAGAAACCACCAATGGTATAGATGCGGGCGCGCACCTGTATCTCCTCTCCATAGATACGCACCTGCTTTGCACCATCAACAATTTGGCGCGCCAATGTGCCACGGGCGGCAAAACCGACAAATATTACACTACTGTCACGCCGCCACAGATTATGTTTAAGGTGATGGCGCACCCGTCCACCAGTACACATACCTGAACCTGCAATAATCACCGCACCTGCCGTGATCTGATTAAGGGCCATAGAATCTCTTGTCTCGCGGGTAAAGTGCAGGCCGGGAAAGCCAAAAGGATCCTCCCCTTTGCGGAACAGTTTGCCGGTTTTTTTATCGTAACACTCAGGGTGACGTTGAAAGATTTCGGTGGCGGAGATGGCCATCGGCGAATCAAGAAACACCTGCATTGCCGCTGGCAATTTGCCACTCATTACTCCCTCACGGAGGGCGTATAGAATCTCTTGAGTACGCTCCAGAGCAAAGCTGGGGATAATCACATTGCCACCCCGTTGAAAGGTATCGGAAACTGCTTCATACAGCTCATCAATAGAGGGTTGCAGCGGCTTGTGTAAGCGATCACCGTAGGTAGTCTCCATCACCACCACATCGGCTGCGGGGGGTGGTGCCGAATCACGCAGAATAGCTCGGTTACTGTAGCCCAGGTCGCCTGAAAAAAGTACCCGCCGTTGCTGGCCATCCTCTTCCAGCTCCAGCAACACACAAGCAGAACCGAGAATATGCCCGGCATCGACAAAAGTGGCCTGAATACCCTCATCCAGTTGCAGCGATTTTCCGTATCGTGCACTGCGCCCAAAATAGTCCAGGCTGTTCAAGGCATCCAGCAACGTGTAAAGCGGTGTAATCTGCTCGCCCTTTTTTCCATGACGAGCCGCCTTGCGCGACTGCCACTCGGCCTCCTGCTCTTGGAGGTTTGCAGAGTCCAGCATCACCAGTCTAGCCAGCTCACGACTGGCCGCCGTGGTGATAATTTCACCCTTAAAGCCTTGCTGAACCAACAATGGAATACGCCCACAATGGTCAAGGTGAGCATGGGTCAGTAGTAGATAATCCACCGCAGCGGGATCAAAGCCGAAGGGCTGGCGGTTCTCCTCGCGCAGCTCGTGCCCTCCCTGATAGAGGCCACAATCGATCAGCACCTGCTTATCACCACACTGTACCAAGTGACAAGAGCCGGTAACACCACGGTCAGCACCGTGAAAGGAAATATTCATCCACTACTCCTTGTTGTTTGTATGATTTATCAGTGGCTTACCACTGGCCCGATGCCACTCTTGAATACCCTGCCAAATTTCATCTGCTGTTTCGGCGTACCAGAACAGCTCTCGATCCTCCGCATCAATCACCCCTTCATCCACCAGGAAATCCACATTCACCGCCTGTCGCCAGAAAGATTCACCCACCAGC harbors:
- a CDS encoding MBL fold metallo-hydrolase, whose product is MNISFHGADRGVTGSCHLVQCGDKQVLIDCGLYQGGHELREENRQPFGFDPAAVDYLLLTHAHLDHCGRIPLLVQQGFKGEIITTAASRELARLVMLDSANLQEQEAEWQSRKAARHGKKGEQITPLYTLLDALNSLDYFGRSARYGKSLQLDEGIQATFVDAGHILGSACVLLELEEDGQQRRVLFSGDLGYSNRAILRDSAPPPAADVVVMETTYGDRLHKPLQPSIDELYEAVSDTFQRGGNVIIPSFALERTQEILYALREGVMSGKLPAAMQVFLDSPMAISATEIFQRHPECYDKKTGKLFRKGEDPFGFPGLHFTRETRDSMALNQITAGAVIIAGSGMCTGGRVRHHLKHNLWRRDSSVIFVGFAARGTLARQIVDGAKQVRIYGEEIQVRARIYTIGGFSAHADRGELLAWHQQIGNPDTTYLVHGEEQVMASFADQLKPSQVIMPKLHQAFSLSR